The Terriglobus tenax genome contains a region encoding:
- a CDS encoding OsmC family protein, with protein sequence MAIADRTATAVWKGGLKSGGGVITTQSGVLKEQEYSFVTRFENKVGTNPEELIAAAHAGCYSMALSAELDKAGHPPASIDTTAKVTLDMVNGAPTVNKILLTVKGSVPGIDAAKFQEFAEGAKKNCPISRLLAAAEITLDAQFVG encoded by the coding sequence ATGGCAATCGCAGATCGCACAGCAACCGCGGTATGGAAGGGCGGACTGAAGTCCGGTGGCGGCGTCATTACGACGCAGAGCGGCGTGCTGAAGGAGCAGGAGTATTCGTTCGTGACCCGCTTTGAGAATAAGGTTGGCACCAACCCGGAAGAGCTGATCGCCGCCGCGCATGCCGGCTGCTATTCCATGGCCCTGTCGGCCGAACTGGACAAGGCCGGACATCCGCCTGCCTCCATTGATACCACCGCCAAGGTCACGCTGGACATGGTCAATGGTGCACCGACGGTCAACAAGATCCTGCTGACGGTGAAGGGCAGCGTTCCGGGCATCGACGCCGCCAAGTTCCAGGAGTTTGCCGAGGGCGCGAAGAAGAACTGCCCCATCAGCCGCCTTCTGGCCGCCGCCGAGATCACGCTGGACGCGCAGTTTGTTGGATAA